The DNA segment aaacgtcccagctcccgcctttttttttttaacaacgcggtaggtaggaggagtcaaccaacgcatcaaccagtcccgtggcggcttgccgctctgccgtcGGTGGAGTGATACATAATTCAAAGAGCCCAcatatatttttatttccgtgggcctaatttgtggttatattgcctgtgactgaatctgtttattcacagaaacctaaaaaaactaaatgaaagTGAAGCCACCACTGGACTGGCTTAAAGGCACTCCACGAGTTGGTTGACTCcacctacctaccgcgttcagttaaaaaaaagacgggagccgggacgtttcatccgatttaattagggcaatcggccgcaaaggataataattcgaatcttctaagaatgcccggaacgtgtagatagagttcccgcggtaaaaagacaagttcagattTCTTTTTAGTGCATCTTTAAGGGCGTTTCGAGGCTATATATGGCAACAGcacagtaaaaaagaaattgtcaaGTTTCTGTCTTGCAACAGCCCAATCTTCAGCAGAAAACTTGACACGGTCAATGATCAGGGGCcgatcagaaaaagaaaaaaaatcggtcCAGGATATACCAGATAAAGCCATCCGGCCAAGGACCTGATAGTAGTAATCATGGCCACGGTCCAGCCTAAACGCACCCATGCTGTCCTTCTTGAGGCAGTGCCCATCCCCCATATCGTCGGGAGTTTTTCCCTTCAAACTGTATGGGCACTTCACCTCAAGAAGGCCATGTGAAGGAGTTTCGCACGGGTTGAAGATTAGACTGTCCGGTGAAGCTCCCAGCCATGGACACGAAGGGTCCACAACCAATCCGCTCCGAAGGGCCTCGACATCATGGTCCCTGGCTTTCATCACAGCCACGTACCGCTGCACAGCCGGCTGCTCATTCGTAATGCTGTACCTGCAATAACAGCATAAAAAAGGCAGGCACCTTCATCTCAAGAGGAACTTTCACTTAGAGCAGAGTTGGGTGTGCTCGCCTGGTCTACAGCAAATAAAGAACCGTTCGCATTGTATTGTAGGGCAGTCGGCTAATCAAAAAATGAAGATAAAGGAAAGAACACATACTGTTCTGAACCTGACTTGGTGCATATACACAGCAAAGAAGCAAATGTGGTGACACCATTTGACCTCTTTTTGAAAAGGTCTATAAAggcaacgttttctttttttcagacgTCCACATATTTTGCTGAAATTATGGTAAGCTCTCCAGGCAACGTTCTGCATGCCATGTCATATGCTCCACACTTGTTGATATTCATTCTTCAATTTCTGAGGGGGCAAAATTTTGACCTTTGGTCTTTCAAATAGTGATTAAATTTACCGCTTGTGGTCACCTGTTGAGCTATTCGACGTCCACATAGGAGGCTTCTCACCACTACCCATGACGCCATGTGTTGTTTGAAATTCATTTTCCGTACTTAGTAAAATAAGACCTCACTTACTGAACAGCCCTGACACGGGAAAGGTCTTTGTCTGCGGTCACGTTCTGCAGGCCTTTCTCTGTCCACGTAGGGCGCTTGACCGCAACCCCAAATGATGAAGCAGTCAATCGATGGACGTGGGCTCTCTTCCACATCTCGTTGCCAGACTGCTGCCTCGTGTTCTTTTCGTGGTTGATGGCCTCCTGGCTGGATACTTGCAAACCCTGGAAAGAAAACATATTTTATGTAGTTACTGATATGACAGCTGTTCACCTGTGTAACCTCTCGCCTCAGACTTACTTATATTGCCAAATtatgcatatttttagcgcaaccaggaCAGGGACGCATAGAACAGAGATAAACACGACCACTCGCGTTTGTCTCTTTTCTTTGGTccctgtcctttttgcgctaaAGATGTGTATAATTTTTCACAAATCCAACTAGCCAAACATCTAACTCTTTTAAAGTATATTATATTGGCAGTGCTGTTTGCTATGGCTCTACCATTTTGTGCAGATAGCTTAAAAATTtctctaaaaaaaaagacaactttTTCAGGCCCATATTACGCAAAGTGGTCTAGCAATCACACACGAAACTTTTTCTCGCCACCGAGGCAGTAGCCTGTATAAACAATTCGTTCAATATCTGAGTGACTATAATGATGCTCGAAGTCAAGGTTACTGTTCTGCAACTGAAATAATGAAATCGTTATAATGGACACCTGCTACTTAAACTACCAGCTGGTAGTTGTTGCTTTTTGTGTTCTTTTGTCATTCATAGGTgaccatctatttttatttctttcagcaCTTACGAAACAGACTGCTGTGCGGTTTGGGGCAGCTAGGTTTTCAACATGGAAGGTATGAAAGAAACAGCACGACACGGAAGCCACACTATAGTCGGATATAACTCAAGAAAAAAAGCAGCACTTCCCCtcaaatgacccccccccccacacacacacacacacaagccgaTGGTATCGACCAATTTTCATTGCAACGCGGCCAATCCGATTAAGTCATTGTTAACTGTCTTCCATCTGCCACTTCTCGCGATGACATTGAGGGAATGCCACCTAGAGCGTCTTCGGACTCATTGAGTCATGCAAAAGATGGATCAGCAGGCCATTTACTCGGTATCTTCAGCCTCCAGGTAAAACGTGCACATACCTTAAGGATGGCTGCTTCAGCGGCAGAGAAATCCCCATCTTGTATTTGCCACTTGCGACACGACTCATAAACAGTCGTGGTGGAGTCGGCATTTCTGCAGTGCCAGCATTTGTGCACACTATTTCTGGTGCCACATAACTTGAAATCCATGCGGCACGAGAGGCATCAAATACTGCAAAGCACTGCCGACTGGTGTTGGCCCAATTTTTGAAGCCGTTTCAACGAGTTGAGTGCTTTCAAGGTGTCTTGAAAATGGCGAAGGACACAGCTCACCAATGCTTGCCCCAAGTGTCCTTATTCTTGAAGAGAGGTCCTCAAATGGCTGGGCGTGCTGTCTTGCATCATAAAACCTGGTGGTGATCGGCTTTGAGAGGCCACCTTGTCGCACACTCCTCCAGTCCACAAACTGCAAAGGTAGCGGTGTAAGTGGGCTGCTACGAGGGCGCCTCCactgctgtggcagctcggtgcACGCTACTTCTGGTGGAGGTTCCTTACAGCCATTGCTCTTAAGTAGCAACACTAGCTTTAATGCGGCTGCAATGTGGCTACACACTCCACAGGCACCAGCTGGGCAATCGCATCTTGCAGACGCCACTGATCCACAGCTTTTCAAAGTAAGGCACACCTCATAGGGCATTGATGTGTTCTTCTGGCTCCGAAAACAAGTGCACTGACATGCACCTCATCAGGCctgcaaaaaggaaaaatttcatgtCAACCATTTAGAGGAATTTTTGACCACTACAGCTCCATGCAACCTATTTGGTGAACTATAGACACGCCAAACAATTACATTCGCTTGAAACTGCATTACGATGACACGTGGAGCTCacaatatagtttttttttttcatgtactagTATCCTATGGTGCTCCTGCTACTCTTGTATGGCAGCAATGTCAATATACGTTTGTGGCGAGAGCCTCGTTCGCCAGACAGCATGAAACATGCTCTGAGCGTGCAGGTTCACCACAGAAGTGATTCTCGACAAAGGAAAACTAATTCTAAAGGATGTGCGGAgtcaaagatatatatatatatatatatatatatatatatatatatatatatatatatatatatatatatatatatatatatatatatatatatatatatatatatatatatatctcaaaGGGCAAAGCGGCTAGAGGTTTATGATGCTGCAGCGCGCCTTCCGTGACCGACGAGCGGCGCAGATAGGCGAGGCGTCTTGAGTTACCGAACACACGGCACCGGCGTGCTCGCGTCGCTTCCCTTTTGCTTCCTCTACACGCTTGTTCCAAGAGAACAGCCACGCAACACGCTTCAGTCATTGGCGCAGAACACTGTACAGACGCAGGCTTGTCTGGAGCGCCCGAACCGAGGCCCACGAAGCAAGAGAtgagaaatttaaaaacaggCGTTTTCACGGGTAATCCCAGCACGCAATCGCTGCAGCATAGCCAAACAAAGCATAAAAACAAAAGTGAAGTTCTCACACAAAGCAGCTGCGGTAAGATTTCTGGCTACTTGTGTAGCGCACCGATTCTGAGCTCTCTAGACCAGCGTGCAAACATCAACACGACTCAACACGAACATCAACACATCAACATTAAGTACGAGGTCGCGCTCGCATCGCATGTTCGCCCAACATGACGCCCGAGTTCAAGTCTGTGgattaaaaaaaagttaaacaCGCTGCGCTTATATTTTTCCTAGTGAGGagacatacagtattgtgcgtttttatcgctgacactttcaaaaatttccccgcctcatccgctggctcgtttgcggtgaaactgcacacagagcttgcgtattatggtcacttttgtatcgtaggaagtttgacaacggtacttacttagttgagccgtgcatgatgcgaaaacataatcgtctacgtagagatcggcaaccaaaacccgcacacgacgctttttcgctgaagggcggcagtggcgccatctgtttgcggtagcgcaaagcgtcgcgacaaggccgtcgaggagagcgttgcaaggagcgcgggccgtttgaatatgccgttcctgtcgtttcgtctgcttctactgaagcgcttacaacattttcgactaattaagcggaaaaatatcagaacaaatgatttaacgaggctttaccttttaaagaatattgtttgcaatgctcgcttcggcggccttgtcgtgacggtttccactgcccaaaacagatggcgccactgccggttctcagtgagaaagcgtcgtctgcgggttttggtttgccgatctctcgtagacgcttacgttttcgcatcatgtgcgcctgaactaagtaagtaccattgtcaaacttgctacgatacaaaagttaccataatacgcaagctctgcgtgcagtttcaccgcaaacgagccagcggttgaggcggggaaatttttgaaagtgtcagcgataaaaacgcacaatactgtatatgctGCGGTTAGCAACTAAATTTAAACGCGTTCTCTGCCACTGACGTGCAGCGCGGACGCACTTCAGTGGTATGCACGGACGCAGCAGAAGCACCGAGAACGCGAATCTTTGCAAGTCCGCAAGAGAGGCACTAATACTGCACCTGCAGGATGACACGGCAACGCGCCCTGTCGACGGATCGCAGTAAGTCTCGCATACCAGCTTGTAGCTTCGCTGAGAGGTGCGGCCGGACGGACCGCGCACATCGTGGGCATCACAATAGGAGTCCAAAAGCCTTTCCGAAAATCCGCCCGGGATGACGGTCAGGTCCTTCGACCACTGCAAATTTTCCGCCATCGCTTTCACAAATGCAACCAAGGTATTGTAGACGCAACAAGGTGGAAACTGGTGCAATGGCTGAGTAGAGCCCCTGTGCGTCTTCTAGGTGCCCAAAATGTGGCGACGGCGCCGACGGAAGTTGCTgatgatacttttctgtaaagggcttcaccctacagtggaaagcagcggggctgacttacccaaggcattggggtttagggaaagtggattttaagaggttagaagtaaccaagcgaaggttatctgattggtggctaaaatcaagacaggagtaaaatttcacaaggcatggctaggtggcttgagccaccgcccgatgcaaagggttcagccgtatccatccatccatccatgatgaCTGCCAAGTTGCCAGACTGAATTTTCTAAATGGTCTATTGTGGAAGGTACTCGCTTAATACCGGCATCTGTAACTTACATGCTCATAACAACTCATTGAAAACTGAGCATTTTGATAtatttgcctgcctggttgggtttgaagacttataataaacatTGCACATCGTGTTCGCACCCATGCTCTGAACACAAGAGGGGAGACCGCAATGCTGAATTTCTGGCCACCTGACGaggccgcacccccccccccccccccagcccccaACGCTGTACCAACGCTCTTTCTTTACTTGtcggtggtggtgatggtgcCAGTGTCAAACGCCGGGCAGATAAGCGCGTACTTCAGAACCACGTGCGATGTAGTTTAAAGGAGTATACTCGGTACTGCAGAAATTTTGAGCCAAGCATATTCTTCTTAGAAAAATTGAAGAGCGAAGTCACGTACGATTAGtgatgttgttgttagcctatcaaaagatggcacatacccactctgGGGGATGTTATTGAAGTGTTATTGTTAGTGGTGTTATTGAAGGATATCAGCTCGCGCATATGTGATGTGCTTCGCTTTCTGCTGTGTCACCTGATCTGTTTGGTTTATCTGTGTTTGAAGTTTAAAttggaaataaataaaaggtTCGTATCACTTTCCAATGGCTGATGTGATGGCAATTTTGTAACCACAACTTTGGCTATTTTTTGGCTCTTAACTGTCTTGGCCTAGTTGCATGGCTGGCTATTTTTGGGCTACATTTTTTGTATACTTTGGCTATGCCACTCCGCGCTATCTGGCAACACtgcttgggcagcgctcgaaggccctcgaaatctcgatggagttccgcgctgctccgttgactcgacaGACTGACTCGAcggccattgaaactgcctgtgtagcagcgctcgatcgcctttgagtcgatagactatgggagggcctttgaaatgcccgtctgacaggggtataagtcgcAGAAATCAAGCGAGAGCGGAGCCATGCTGACCAATCACCCGTAATTTTTATATCACCACACAACAAAACTGGCTGCGCAGATAGGGTGCCACGATGCGCGCGGGGGGGAGCGTGCGCATCGAGGCGAActatgctgctgatgatgacgatgccgTGGTCATACCCTTTACAACGGGCGGAGCATTAAAAACGCCATCTCGCGGCTAAGCATTGTCCACAACGCTCAACTGGGCGAGCTAGAGTGGCGAAGAATGTGGCAGCACCATATGCTGTAAAAGTCTCGCTGAAAAACAAGATGCTTGTCAATAAATTTTcagttgcaagtaccgccctgtgcTGTCGCCTGCCTCCGTGCTATGTCTGTTGCTGTTTTTAGCCGTTAGATTCGCCCCGCCACGCCGCACTAATCAGACTAAAACGGATGGGTACCGCTGGGCTACCGCGTAGCACACCTTAGCCTTCAGCGACGCTGTACTCTAGGCATGGCGACCAGTTGCCAGTGATGGTGtatcggtttaacgtcccaaagcgactcagggcaTGAGcgacgctgcagtggagggctgaggataatttcgaccatctgggtttTTTTAACCAGCaccgacatcgcactgtacacgggcctctggcatttcgcctccatcgaaatgcgaccgccgcggcaggcaCCGAACCCATCTTTCGgctcagcggccgagcgccaaaaccactacGCAATCAGGGCGGCTTGCAAACCAAGTTCAACAGTGAAAGCAGCCATTAAAGCGCAAGCTCAGGCAGCGCACTCACGTGCTAATAGCGGGTGCGGCGACCCGTGCTCCGGCTGTCACCGAGTGTAATACGCATCGTTCAGTGCAAACCTTTGCAGCGGTAATGCATAACTACGAGGCGACAGCCTCAGCATATAATATGCTAAGAAACAGACGATCGGAGTGGCGAAGCAGCTTTCATGACATTTCAGTCAATTTTACCTCCTGTGTCCACGCAGCGGGAGACGTACACGTGGCATGCAGAGCCAAGTACCTTTGCATTCCTATTGTCTGGTAACATTCCCGAGTTTAGGGAGCGGAAAGAACTGGCTGCACAGTGGGTGCATAAATGTTAGACCCACGCCGTATGGCTCGTTATGCGTGAGTGTTCCAAGTCTCTCCAAGATCGGCGGAACTCTCCCTCCGACGGTTAGGACGCCCAACGGGAGACTGCCATGCGCAGCTCTCCACAAGGGTGTGGTAGCGCAAGTTCACGTCTTCAGCAGGAAATAATATTGGAGAAAATAAGCGCACCCAGCCTCtatggatattaggggagccatCAGCCCCCAGCATGGCGTGGCACTTGTGCATGCGTCGGCAACGTTATATGACCAACGTTCGGCTGGCCGCCGTCGTGCAATTAACCAGGCCGGAAAGTATGCCGTCGCCAGTGCACACTGATATATTTCCTCGTatttgtgtactgtgcgatgtcagtgcacgttaaagaaccccaggtggtcaaaattcccggagcccttcactacggcgcccctcatagcctgagtcgcttaaggacgttaaacccccataaaccataacccatTTCCTCGTATTTGCATCCTGAAGGGGTGCCTCCCCGGAAGCTCGCGATCACCGAGAAAAGGTTATCAAAGCAACGGATGTCTATGCCACAGGAAGCCAACACTTTTTGCGCATTAGCAAATGACTGGGAGCAAACCAGCTCGGCTGCTATGTGGCCGAGAAAAGCGATCGCTCTTTTCAACATATCTACTCAAGGCTATCTCTGCGGGACACTGGACAACAATGGTTTCACAGATATAATAAGTCACCACGTCAAGAAAATGAGACCGGTGCCTAAtacactgacccgccgcggtggctcagtggttagggcgctcgactatactgagccggagttcccgggttcgaacccgaccgcggcggctacgtttttatggaggaaaaacgctaaggtgcccgtgtgctgtgcgatgtcagtgcacgttaaagatccccaggtggtcgaaattattccggagccctccactacggcacctctttattcctttcttctttcactctctcctttatcccttcccttacggcgcgcttcaggtgtccaaagatatatgagacagatactgcgccatttcctttccccccaaaaccaattattattgcctGATACACTGCGGCGACGGATGTTTTAGCTTAGAGATGCAGCAACAGTGTCGTCAGGAAGATCAACCTGAAGTAAACACGCACGAGGCAGTGCATATGGATCGAGAGATGGTGTTTAAGGGTGCGTAGTCTGAAGCCTGGTGGACTTATAGAGTCGCTGAGACACGCGTTAAGCGATAAAAAACGGTGATCATGCGCGGTGAACTATTAGCATATGAAGCGCGATGTACGGTTCGGCAAACTCGCAACGGCAGGTTCAATCTGTGCTGCGCTGAGATGGGTGCTGGAGCCGTTTAAACGAGGCTGTTTAATCAACGCGCAAGCGGAGGTTAGACAGACGTAACTTTGAAGGTTCGCAAGCCGGGCTCCGTATCTTGGCCACTCGGATGCCTTACCACTGATGGAGCGGCTACCATGTTATCTCGACGGGTTCAGATGACAACAATAAGCTATTGTAAAATCTTAACCCGCAGCGAAGGCACAAGGTGGCGCggtcgatgaaggcgaaatgcagaaaCTCCCGAGTGTCTCGGCGCACGgtgagaaccccaggtggtcgaaattaaaacCAGGGTCCTCCATCACCGCCGCCTTCAAGGCAGCCGTGTTTCCTCCACTACG comes from the Amblyomma americanum isolate KBUSLIRL-KWMA chromosome 1, ASM5285725v1, whole genome shotgun sequence genome and includes:
- the LOC144113855 gene encoding uncharacterized protein LOC144113855 isoform X2; the protein is MSVSLGGPPNMVPRPAQRSDEHRRPPVHGTGGYHGYTLGLQVSSQEAINHEKNTRQQSGNEMWKRAHVHRLTASSFGVAVKRPTWTEKGLQNVTADKDLSRVRAVQYSITNEQPAVQRYVAVMKARDHDVEALRSGLVVDPSCPWLGASPDSLIFNPCETPSHGLLEVKCPYSLKGKTPDDMGDGHCLKKDSMGAFRLDRGHDYYYQVLGRMALSGISWTDFFSFSDRPLIIDRVKFSAEDWAVARQKLDNFFFTVLLPYIASKRP
- the LOC144113855 gene encoding uncharacterized protein LOC144113855 isoform X4, coding for MPYEFVDWRSVRQGGLSKPITTRFYDARQHAQPFEDLSSRIRTLGASIGFASIQPGGHQPRKEHEAAVWQRDVEESPRPSIDCFIIWGCGQAPYVDRERPAERDRRQRPFPCQGCSVQHYE
- the LOC144113855 gene encoding uncharacterized protein LOC144113855 isoform X3, which translates into the protein MSVSLGGPPNMVPRPAQRSDEHRRPPVHGTGGYHGYTLFVDWRSVRQGGLSKPITTRFYDARQHAQPFEDLSSRIRTLGASIGFASIQPGGHQPRKEHEAAVWQRDVEESPRPSIDCFIIWGCGQAPYVDRERPAERDRRQRPFPCQGCSVQHYE
- the LOC144113855 gene encoding uncharacterized protein LOC144113855 isoform X1; this encodes MDFKLCGTRNSVHKCWHCRNADSTTTVYESCRKWQIQDGDFSAAEAAILKGLQVSSQEAINHEKNTRQQSGNEMWKRAHVHRLTASSFGVAVKRPTWTEKGLQNVTADKDLSRVRAVQYSITNEQPAVQRYVAVMKARDHDVEALRSGLVVDPSCPWLGASPDSLIFNPCETPSHGLLEVKCPYSLKGKTPDDMGDGHCLKKDSMGAFRLDRGHDYYYQVLGRMALSGISWTDFFSFSDRPLIIDRVKFSAEDWAVARQKLDNFFFTVLLPYIASKRP